The Triticum urartu cultivar G1812 unplaced genomic scaffold, Tu2.1 TuUngrouped_contig_5407, whole genome shotgun sequence DNA window GCACATTATGATTGTATTAGGCTGGTGTTCCTCCTGGTAGAGAGCATTATATTCATCGTCTTGGAAGGACTGGaagggaaggtaaatccgggaaAGGAATTCTGTTGATTGCGCCATGGGAAGAGTATTTCTTGAAGGAGATACATGATCTTCCAATACAGAAGGCTCCTGTGCCACAGATTGACCAGGAGATGAAACAAAAGGTTTGACTCGGCGTACTTGTTCATATTTTGTATTTCGGCGTTATATGCATACATTCTCGTCTGATTATTTTCCTGAATTTTCTTGTGCTGCAGGTTGATGATTCGATCAAGATTGTTGACATGAGCATCAAGGAAGCCGCATACCATGCATGGCTTGGTTACTATAACTCGATAGCTGATATTAGCAGAGACAAAGTCATGCTTGCTGACCTGGCAAGTAGGTTCGGCGTCTCTATCGGCATGGAAAAGCCTCCGACGCTATTTAGGAAAACCGCCTTGAAGATGGGGTTAAAGGGTGTACCAGGAATTCGGATAAGAAAATGAATAACCAAGCTACATTTTGTCTCCCATTCTGTAATTCGCCTTGTTTCTAATTTACAGTACATCAAGTCTGAAACTGATCGATGTCTTGTTGACTGGCTCAAATGAAGAATGACTCTCACTTTTATCTTACGGCCTTACACTCATGTGATTGAGCTTTGGCCAACTGTGACAGATATGTGTTACCCTTGCCATTATTGCTATATTGTCCAGCCTCACTCTTGGGATCTGCTTGCCTGCAGCCAAGTGCCTCTTGAGGGTTCACATAGGTAATATCATGCTTGTCTCTCATGTAAGATGGACTCTGTAAATCAATGTCTCTTGAGGAGTTAGCTTGACGAAAGCTAAATAGGTTATTTCTCTGTTTATGGCAAGCCTATCTGTGAGAGCTTAAGGTCAGTTTGTTGTCAGATGAACTATGAGACTATCATCTTGTTTCTGTTCCTACCATATCTTGCTTTAATTCCTGAAGCAGTTGGGTTACTAATGCGATTCTAATGCGAACGTCAAAGGCCACTGCTTTACAACATTTAAGATGGAAGAAATACTGGAAGCTGTTTGTAGCTACTTGTCTCAGCTGACTTCTGGTTTTTGTTCTTACAGACAGGAGGCCGGAGGATTGTAGTACATATTCTGCAAACAATGGCGTAAGTGGAAAGAAGACTGAAGATTAATTATTCCTCTCAAATCCCATGGAGAACCGGTTGTTATTTCCCAGGTTATTTACTATCTCCAACCTCACCAGTTAACCTCCTGCTATCTCCTGACGTCTTATCACATTGCAAAGTGGTTGGTCTTCTTTCTCTAATCCTGAATTGAACTGAATAAACAGGTTGATGCACTAAGCAGCGCTCAGATGCACGTGCCAAAGGCCTGTAGAAAGCTCAAGAGAACACCTCGAGGAAAGTTGAGGAAGAGCTTTCAAGGTTTTCTAAAGATGGGGATCCTCCATTGGATTCAGAAGAAGGTGAGCCCGCCCAAGGTCTGAAAAGGAGTTCTTCGTAGGCTGGGTAACGCATCCTTTGACGCCCAAAATGATGCTACTCTTTGGAGTGGTTGCTCCTTAAGACACTTGCAAAACAAACACTGTTGATTGAGTCAAGTAAGAATCGCGGTATTTTCAGGCCCTTTTGCTGCCCTGCTGCTGCACAGCAGCAAACTGTATGTGGAATCTTTCTGCTTTGGGCACCTAGTGAAGCGAAACCAAACGCATAGCACACCTAGTTTTTTCTAAATTAAATGAGCCATTGACTTGCTAACTTTTATGATGCTAACTACACAAGCTCGTTGTTCGGAAGTTATAGATGGTATCTCATATGTTTCCATCTGTTGCATCGATGTGTTTCATGAACTCTTACCAGGGCTTCTTGTGTTTTTTTTTTTCCAGATACATCGCTCACCCACCGGCACTTGGTCAAGTGGCACGTGAGATGAGCCTGATCAGGAGAGCATGTAACGCCTCTTGCTGGCGACACGCGTGTGTGGCCTAGGCTTGGTCACTGATCACAGGAGCTCATGGCGGATACAGTTTTGTTGCTTTGTCGCCTGTAGAAGCTGGCGGGGGAAAGAACAAGTCCTAGTACTAGTTAACAAGTAGAGAAACTATATGCATACCGATGCGAGATAGATATATAATTTCAGATTGGATGGATCTGTCTGTGTCACGAGTCATTGGGTTGTGCAATGTCGTTAGAAACCCGCATCTAAGGCCTTTGTACAATGCACGGTGCTTAGTCAGATAACCCAAGTTGATGCTTATTTTTATAGGAGGAGTGGCTAATTAAGCTTCTAATCTTCTACAAATAAGCACCGATGCTTTAAAAAATATTGATGCTTGGATTCGTTGTGGTGACCTATGCTGCCCACACCCGTCAAACTCGGCCGCTTACGCAGAGAAAGATGCAGCTATGATATTTATTTCCACTAAAAAAAGCTATGATATTTATTTAAGAAAAAGCATCTAatctttttttttgaggggggAAAGCATCTAATCTTATTATGAATATACTTGGTTCCTATTGTCGTTTCAGTCTTCTGACCGGGCTTCATCTTTCAACGGGGATCACACATACTACGAGTATATGGTAGGAGTTTTGCTCTGGATGGCGATGGAAAACAACTCCATCTGGTAGCTACTAGCAGGGCACAACTGCACAATGAAACGAACAGTACTACTCGTGTCCAATTTGTTTCTGAGTTGTGCCAGCAAATTTCATTCTAGTTGTTGCAAATTGCAACTAGAGCTTTTCGGCCCTTGGACAAGTAACATTGTGACACAAGTCCACCAGAGCTCCCGGTGATTTATTTTTCCTCTTTTCAAGCAACGGACAAGAGGTCTGCATTTTCATATAGAAGAAAAGAATTGATAGGTTAATAAGAAAAACCGTCCGAAGACCGATACAACAAGCCATACAAACATGCCAGCCCCGAGGCTGCGCCCCAACGGGCCGACGACTCTGCCACCCAAGTGACCATAGTCGACACCCTACCATGCGCTCTGGATTCGCCACTCCTGCTTACAATCATCAGCAACACACCACACCGGCCCGCGCACCCAGCAGGTTAACTTGCAGAGatccaaaataagcattggtgataaCCTTGCTTGATGATGGGAAGTTGTGAACACCGCAACAGAAGTATTACCTTCCAGAAAGAATGGTCACAGTCGTAGCTGCAGATGCACACAATGCCTGATCAATCTCTTCATCCTCATGTCCATCAGAAGCTGGCTGGAAGCCTGCAAGTCTTGCACCTCCTTCTAAGTACAGCATTACTAGACGCATACATGGGCGCGACCTGGGCAGAGAATGGGAGCATAGCAACCCAAGCTTCAGCAAAAGCTCAACCTCCGCCTCGTCGTAATCTTTCAGCTCAGGGTCCACGGCGTCGACGATCGAGCCACCCTGCCATGTGCCACGTACCCAATCCGCCAGCGCAAGAAGGCCGCCACTGGTGTTGGCCGGGCCGATTGGTTTTCTCCcgcaaaccacctctatggtaaACACTCCAAATGCAAATACGTCGGTCGCCTTGGTCGCCTTGCCAAGCCGGGCCAGCTCAGGGGCAATGTATCCCCAGGTGCCCGCCACATGTGTAGTGTGGGCATCGACTCCGTGGTCATGCAGCCTTGCGAGGCCAAAGTCACCAAGCCTCCCATTCATGTCGTCGTCGAGGAGAACGTTGCTTGCCTTGACGTCCCGATGGATGATGACTTGCTCCCAATCCTCGTGCAGGTAGAAGAGGCCGGAAGCTACGCCTTTGATGATGCGAAGCCTCTGAGCCCAATCCAGGGTCGGCGTATTCTTGTCATACAAGTACCTATCAAGGCTGCCATTGGGCATGTAGTCATAGACCAAGAGCAGCTCCTGCTTGTACCTACAATAGCCTAGCAGTTGGACAAGGTTTCGGTGGCGGACATGGCCAAGGATGGCGATCTCCGCCATGAACTCCTTCTTCCCCTGCTTTGATTCCGGCGACACCCGCTTGATGGCCACATGCTGTGTGGTGGTAGGCAGCACCCCTTTGTACACCCTTCCAAAGCCTCCTTTCCCGAGGAGCATCTTGTTGCTGAAGCCTTCGGTGGCAGTCACCAGTTCCTTGTATGTGAAAGACGGCATCCCACACTTGATCTCCCACTCATCATCTTCCTTGGCCTTTCTCAGTTGCCGACAGATCAGCACAGCAAGAACTATTAGGATGACTGCTGGCACGATCGTTGGCGCACCTAAAATGTTCATAGGGATAAAAAGTTGGAATTTGGATTGATGTTGAAGTTCATGTTCAGTGCCAAAAGGGAGAACAGAGTAGTCAAGTGGTTCAGCCACCCCATCTAGCTTCAGACTCCAGCCTAGAACATAATGGCTGGAGGAGACTTTTCTGCTGGATGCAGAGAACCCAGCGTAAACTGGACCCAGTGACAACAAAGAGG harbors:
- the LOC125529181 gene encoding L-type lectin-domain containing receptor kinase SIT2-like gives rise to the protein MLRLSWRTYLLVLFFLCLADHLHTSDVIVGKNELVYNGFSADLKLDGKALWIDDLLSLTNGPGGTSGHAFCSYPLSFQDNPGGAISSFSTTFVFVMGFKQYKGNGMAFILSSTSDLPDDSPGEYLGLPHSNLDGHAFFAVEFDTVLNAEIGDIDDNHVGIDVNSLASVESQSAGFYYGHTSYFQTIVLRSGKPVQAWVDYDSKSHQLNITLAPCCISKPQLPLLSTTVNLSSLLSLGPVYAGFSASSRKVSSSHYVLGWSLKLDGVAEPLDYSVLPFGTEHELQHQSKFQLFIPMNILGAPTIVPAVILIVLAVLICRQLRKAKEDDEWEIKCGMPSFTYKELVTATEGFSNKMLLGKGGFGRVYKGVLPTTTQHVAIKRVSPESKQGKKEFMAEIAILGHVRHRNLVQLLGYCRYKQELLLVYDYMPNGSLDRYLYDKNTPTLDWAQRLRIIKGVASGLFYLHEDWEQVIIHRDVKASNVLLDDDMNGRLGDFGLARLHDHGVDAHTTHVAGTWGYIAPELARLGKATKATDVFAFGVFTIEVVCGRKPIGPANTSGGLLALADWVRGTWQGGSIVDAVDPELKDYDEAEVELLLKLGLLCSHSLPRSRPCMRLVMLYLEGGARLAGFQPASDGHEDEEIDQALCASAATTVTILSGR